One stretch of Euphorbia lathyris chromosome 7, ddEupLath1.1, whole genome shotgun sequence DNA includes these proteins:
- the LOC136201057 gene encoding disease resistance protein RUN1-like, with protein MENCKDLKILPDSICELKCLQTLNLSDCSKLAKLPPLNGLKSLKKLHLISCGIIELPTQLSLSLVDLTLDHCSDFKILRDNICELKCLETLALRYCSNLEQIPPLNGLNSLKLLEIISTSIIGIPSELPSSLVHLSIMCCRNLKNFPTNIFELKSLQTLRLNGCLILEKLPSLNALTCLTSLGFSSSTIVEIPSELPSSLVHLSITDCRNLKILPANIFELKSLQTLCLSGCTILKKLPPLNALTCLATLDLSSTAIVEIPAELPSSLKNLRLENCQYLRVLPRSIFGLKFLEIHLPDCSNLFKSLPLNVLRRLMFLSPSSRIEIQKEITIRNRLSYRVAAAIRKRIKRLQKH; from the coding sequence ATGGAGAATTGCAAAGATCTTAAGATTCTTCCAGACAGCATATGCGAGTTGAAATGCCTTCAAACTCTTAATCTCAGTGATTGCTCAAAACTTGCCAAATTACCTCCGTTGAATGGTTTGAAGTCTTTAAAAAAGTTACATCTAATTAGTTGTGGCATTATAGAACTCCCCACCCAACTGTCGTTGTCACTTGTTGATTTGACACTCGACCATTGCAGCGATTTCAAGATTCTTCGAGACAACATTTGTGAATTGAAATGCCTTGAAACTCTTGCTCTCAGGTATTGCTCAAATCTGGAACAAATACCTCCTTTGAATGGTTTGAACTCGTTAAAATTGCTAGAAATAATTAGCACTAGTATCATAGGAATCCCCTCTGAACTGCCTTCATCACTTGTTCACTTGAGCATAATGTGTTGCAGAAATCTCAAAAATTTTCCGACAAACATTTTTGAATTGAAAAGCCTTCAAACTCTTCGTCTCAATGGTTGCTTGATCCTGGAAAAGCTACCGTCTTTGAATGCTTTAACCTGTTTAACATCACTAGGTTTTAGCTCTAGTACAATTGTAGAAATCCCTTCTGAACTGCCTTCATCACTTGTTCACCTGAGCATAACAGATTGCAGAAACCTCAAGATTCTTCCGGCAAACATTTTTGAATTGAAAAGCCTTCAAACTCTTTGTCTCAGTGGTTGCACAATCCTGAAAAAGCTACCGCCTTTGAATGCTTTAACCTGTTTAGCAACACTAGATTTAAGCTCTACTGCAATTGTAGAGATTCCTGCTGAACTGCCTTCATCACTGAAGAATTTGAGATTAGAGAATTGCCAATATCTGAGGGTTCTTCCTCGCAGTATTTTTGGGTTGAAATTTTTAGAAATTCATCTCCCCGATTGCTCAAATCTGTTCAAATCACTTCCTTTAAATGTTTTACGACGTTTGATGTTTCTATCCCCCAGCTCTAGGATAGAAATACAAAAAGAGATAACCATAAGAAACCGACTGTCATACCGTGTCGCTGCTGCAATTAGGAAAAGAATTAAGAGGCTACAGAAGCACTAG
- the LOC136201056 gene encoding disease resistance protein RPV1-like, which yields MASSSSSSSITASKTSYDVFLSFRGTDTRLNFTSHLYSALCRKHVKTFIDEHDLERGEYISPNLLKAIEESKYSVIIFSENYASSAWCLDELVKIMECMKTMDRKVLPIFYQVEPTHVRKQEGNFGEAFKQLKQRFKDRVYKVEKWRSALREAADLSGEISSSNRHESELIEEVAEHIMKKLYPTSFIASNQLVGIDLHIQRILSCLGTGSIGVRFVGLWGMSGIGKTTLAEIVYGQISHQFEHCCFFRNIREESEKIGLVALRNKFFYKLLGIETPDVDLLCMLSAFLVDKLSRSKVLAILDDITDLNQLEAFGIGEGWFGPGSRIIITSRDKQVLNVVDEIYEVEGLNPSDALRLLSMKAFKQMHPQNGYEELSEKVVNYAGGIPLALIVLGSHLHKRLLDEWELLLNKLKQSPEPSIQRILKISYDGLEEDMLKDIFLDIACFFKGCAMNSVTGILDGWGIIRLSEKCLITIRDNTIEMHDLIEEMGRDIARRRGNLLWNHEDVFHLLTTNMRNEAVEGILLDMSKVENVPLSSTALDMSHSMPNLRLLKFYRHLFWQKKQEPVFTVESSQSNNLLQLPHKLRLLHWEEYPFDFLPSNYFLENLVELALLESNIIQLWDGKGPENLKRLDLSHAVQLRRLPDLSSATKMEKICLTDCQSLVEIPHSIQCLHKLTDLFLHWCTNLRSIPNMATLISLKRLNLSYCPNLKMLPEIPRDIEWIELEHSGFEGWSSVPFWDNVTTLNMKNCKNLASLPSLVHLKSLGILNLSGCSNLTMLPEIPNCIKRLELQNSCIVEWSPGIGNLENLRVLDMRFCKNMRSFPSLIHSKSLHTIYLQGCTNLKILPEIPSSIKILELENSGLEDLRCCWNLSKFPDFTGNLEKLILDELAIRELPSSIKCFSSSLHELSMRRCKKLEILPDSICELKCLQTLDLSDCSKLAKLPALNGLNSLKRLVLNGSEIVEIPTELPCSLIEWSMENFKDLKILPDSIGELKCIQTLDLSDCSKLAKVPPLNGITL from the exons ATggcttcatcttcatcttcgtcTTCAATCACTGCCTCTAAAACTAGTTATGATGTTTTTCTAAGTTTTAGAGGTACTGATACCCGCCTTAATTTTACTAGCCATCTATATTCTGCTTTGTGTCGAAAACATGTTAAGACATTCATCGATGAACATGATCTTGAAAGAGGAGAATACATTTCCCCAAATCTCTTGAAAGCGATCGAAGAGTCGAAGTATTCCGTCATCATTTTCTCAGAAAATTATGCATCATCGGCATGGTGCCTCGATGAATTGGTGAAGATTATGGAGTGTATGAAGACAATGGATCGAAAGGTTTTACCAATTTTCTATCAGGTTGAGCCTACTCATGTCAGGAAGCAGGAAGGGAATTTCGGAGAAGCATTTAAGCAACTGAAGCAGCGATTCAAGGACCGCGTATACAAGGTGGAGAAATGGAGATCTGCTTTGAGAGAAGCAGCCGATCTATCTGGGGAAATTTCCAGCAGTAACAG GCATGAATCCGAATTAATTGAGGAAGTTGCAGAGCATATTATGAAGAAATTGTATCCTACCTCCTTCATTGCTTCTAATCAGTTAGTTGGGATAGATTTACACATTCAGCGGATTCTATCATGTTTAGGAACGGGTTCAATTGGTGTTCGTTTTGTAGGACTATGGGGAATGAGTGGTATTGGTAAAACAACACTTGCAGAGATTGTTTATGGTCAGATATCTCATCAATTTGAGCATTGTTGCTTTTTTCGCAATATTAGGGAAGAATCGGAGAAGATTGGATTAGTTGCTTTGCGAAACAAATTCTTTTATAAGTTGTTAGGAATTGAAACTCCAGATGTAGACTTGCTTTGTATGCTATCTGCTTTTCTTGTGGATAAGCTAAGTAGATCGAAGGTTCTTGCTATTCTTGATGATATAACTGATCTAAACCAATTAGAAGCTTTTGGTATAGGTGAAGGTTGGTTTGGTCCAGGAAGTAGGATCATCATAACAAGCAGAGATAAACAAGTCCTCAATGTTGTTGATGAAATATATGAGGTTGAGGGATTAAATCCAAGTGATGCTCTTCGACTGTTGAGTATGAAAGCCTTCAAACAAATGCATCCTCAAAATGGCTATGAAGAGTTATCAGAAAAAGTCGTTAATTATGCAGGAGGTATTCCATTAGCTCTTATCGTGTTGGGTTCTCATCTACACAAAAGGTTACTTGACGAATGGGAACTTCTATTGAATAAACTAAAACAATCTCCAGAACCCTCCATCCAAAGAATCTTGAAAATAAGTTACGACGGATTAGAAGAGGATATGTTGAAGGATATCTTTCTTGATATTGCATGTTTTTTCAAAGGATGTGCTATGAATTCTGTAACAGGTATTCTAGATGGCTGGGGAATAATTCGCCTAAGTGAGAAGTGTCTCATAACTATTAGGGACAATACAATAGAGATGCATGATTTAATAGAGGAGATGGGTCGAGATATTGCTCGGAGGAGGGGTAATTTGTTGTGGAATCATGAGGATGTTTTTCATTTATTGACGACAAATATG AGGAACGAAGCAGTGGAAGGCATACTCTTGGATATGtctaaagttgaaaacgtccCCTTAAGTTCTACAGCGTTGGATATGTCTCATTCAATGCCCAACTTAAGACTTCTAAAATTTTATCGTCATCTATTTTGGCAAAAGAAGCAAGAGCCAGTCTTCACTGTTGAATCTTCTCAATCAAATAATCTCTTGCAGCTTCCGCACAAGTTAAGATTGCTGCATTGGGAAGAATATCCATTCGATTTTTTGCCGTCGAATTATTTCTTGGAGAATCTTGTTGAACTTGCCTTGTTGGAAAGCAATATCATACAACTTTGGGATGGCAAG GGTCCTGAAAATCTTAAACGGCTTGATCTTTCTCATGCTGTTCAACTGAGGAGGCTACCAGATCTCTCTTCAGCaacaaaaatggagaaaatatGTCTTACAGATTGCCAAAGTTTAGTTGAGATTCCCCATTCTATTCAATGCCTCCACAAGCTTACTGATCTGTTCCTGCATTGGTGTACGAATTTGAGGAGTATTCCAAACATGGCCACATTGATATCTCTCAAGCGACTTAATCTGAGTTATTGCCCAAATTTGAAGATGCTTCCAGAGATTCCAAGGGACATAGAGTGGATAGAACTAGAGCATTCAGGATTTGAAGGGTGGTCATCTGTTCCATTTTGGGACAATGTTACTACTTTAAATATGAAAAACTGCAAAAATCTTGCAAGTCTTCCTAGTCTAGTTCATTTGAAATCCCTCGGTATCCTTAATCTTTCCGGTTGCTCAAATTTGACAATGCTACCTGAGATTCCAAATTGCATAAAGAGGTTGGAGTTACAGAATTCTTGTATAGTAGAATGGTCACCAGGTATtgggaatctagagaatcttaGAGTTTTAGATATGAGGTTTTGCAAAAACATGAGAAGCTTCCCAAGCCTCATTCATTCAAAATCTCTCCACACCATTTATCTCCAAGGTTGCACAAATTTAAAGATCCTTCCAGAGATTCCGAGTAGCATAAAGATTTTGGAACTTGAAAACTCTGGATTGGAAGATCTTAGGTGCTGCTGGAATCTAAGCAAATTTCCAGACTTCACAGGAAATTTGGAGAAGTTAATACTGGATGAGCTTGCTATACGAGAACTACCTTCATCAATCAAATGCTTTTCTTCATCACTTCACGAGTTGAGTATGCGCAGATGTAAAAAACTTGAGATTCTTCCAGACAGCATATGTGAGTTGAAATGCCTTCAAACTCTTGATCTCAGTGATTGCTCAAAACTTGCCAAACTACCTGCGTTGAATGGTTTGAACTCTTTAAAAAGGCTAGTTCTAAATGGTTCTGAAATTGTTGAAATCCCTACTGAATTGCCTTGCTCACTTATTGAGTGGAGCATGGAGAATTTCAAAGATCTTAAGATTCTTCCAGACAGTATAGGTGAGTTGAAATGCATTCAAACTCTTGATCTCAGCGATTGCTCAAAACTTGCCAAAGTACCTCCTTTGAATGGTATAACTCTTTAA